One genomic region from Tachysurus vachellii isolate PV-2020 chromosome 22, HZAU_Pvac_v1, whole genome shotgun sequence encodes:
- the LOC132837769 gene encoding protein SPMIP1, whose product MRSLLTTQNQNSYQELIMKEVYTRLNWKMKYGKEYPVRFASRKSKTLNPTVAPKVTLPPVVKAPKKKEEEAPVRQRALSEAPLMRPVSPQSRETLYNGLSKEGKGRSQYLKRRMEKMPEERFEYPLLSSWEYGWRLGDYWHDYKSPLKGRSAVVRSTFYARNGVFNIPSATDHLG is encoded by the exons ATGAGGTCCTTACTGACAACCCAGAACCAAAACAGCTACCAGGAGCTGATTATGAAGGAGGTGTACACGCGGCTCAACTGGAAGATGAAATACGGCAAGGAATATCCGGTCAGATTCGCCTCTCGCAAATCCAAGACTCTGAATCCGACAGTTGCCCCTAAAGTCACTCTCCCCCCTGTGGTAAAAGCGccgaagaagaaggaggaggaagctcCGGTGCGACAGCGTGCTCTCAGTGAAGCTCCTCTGATGAGACCAGTCAGTCCTCAATCCAGAGAGACCCTTTATAACGGTTTATCCAAAGAGGGCAAAGGACGCAGTCAGTACCTGAAGAGACGCATGGAGAAGATGCCTGAAGAACGGTTCGAGTACCCGCTGTTGTCCTCGTGGGAGTACGGATGGAGATTAG GTGATTATTGGCATGACTACAAATCGCCACTGAAAGGAAGATCCGCGGTTGTCAGGAGCACTTTCTATGCCAGGAATGGTGTTTTTAATATTCCGTCTGCAACCGATCACCTAGGGTGA